The following nucleotide sequence is from Paenibacillus andongensis.
GCTTCCAGCCAACATCCGCTTCTCACCAAGTACAATTCGGACCTCTTCGCAGCCGCATACACAAGGTTTACCCATTCCCCTTGCTACAACAGCAGCATGACTCGTCATCCCTCCGCGGCTCGTTAGCACGCCTTCGGATGCGATCACGCCATGAATATCTTCGGGTGTTGTTTCATTTCTAGCTAGAATGACCGTCTTGCCGGCACGGCTCCATTCTGCAGCTGTGTCAGCGTCAAACACAAGCTGTCCAACCGCTGCGCCAGGCGAAGCCGGAAGTCCTTTGGCCAACACATCCTTTACAGCCTCTTCATCAATACCTCTATGCAGCAGCTGATCAAGATGCGACACTTCGATGCGCTCAACAGCTTCTTGTTTTGTCAATAAACCTTCATGGACTAAATCGACAGCAATCTTGAGCGCAGCTTGGGCATTTCGTTTCCCGTTACGAGTTTGAAGCAGGTAAAGCTTATTATTTTCAACCGTAAATTCGATATCCTGCATATCTTTGTAATGTTTCTCTAACTGCTTGGATGCTTCAAATAACTGCTCATAAATCTGAGGCATTTCGCTTTGCAGCGCGGCGATCGCAAGCGGGGTTCGGATACCTGCAACCACATCTTCCCCCTGTGCATTAATCAGGTATTCACCGAAAAATGTATTCTCACCCGTGGATGGGTTTCTCGTAAAGACAACCCCTGTGCCGCAGCTGCTGCCCATATTGCCAAACACCATGCTCTGAATGTTAACCGCTGTCCCTTGTTCATCTGGAATCCGATTAATTTTACGGTAAATCTGAGCTCTTTGATTATTCCAGGACTTGAATACAGCCTCAACAGCTAATCGCAACTGCTCATAGACATGCTGTGGGAAAGCTTGACCCGTTTTAGCCAGAATGCATTTTTTGTAATCTTCGATAAGACCCTTCCAACCGGCAGCTGTTACATCCTGATCTTGATGGACGCCCTCTTTCTCTTTCAAACGGTGCAGCAGCTGCTCGAAATGGTAGGCTTCAATGCCAAGGACAACGTTTCCAAACATCTGCATCAAACGACGATAGCAATCGTAAGCGAACTTTTCATTGTTTGTTAGCGCTGCCAATCCTTGAACCGTTAAGTCGTTGAGACCTAGATTCAAAATGGTATCCATCATACCCGGCATCGAAGACACAGAACCGGATCGGACGGAAACAAGAAGCGGATTGCTGGCATCTCCGAACGTTTGTCCCTTCTGTTTCTCTAACTGCTTGAGAGCTTCTGCAATTTGTTCAAGCAATCCCTCTGAGATCCGATTACCAACCTTGAAAAAAGCTAAGCAGGCCTCTGTTGTAATGGTGAAACCCGGTGGTACAGGAAGTCCGGCACGAGTCATCTCAGCGAGATTAGCTCCCTTTCCTCCCAGTAAAGCTTTCATTGAAGCATTTCCCTCCTGAAAGGGTACCACTTGTTTCTGAATCATCACTTGTTAGCCTCCTTAGTTTTCTCGAGACATAGGGGTGAATTGCACACGCCATAAAATTTTTTATATCCGTCCGTAGGTAACGTTGCAATCACTTCATTACA
It contains:
- the ppdK gene encoding pyruvate, phosphate dikinase, producing the protein MIQKQVVPFQEGNASMKALLGGKGANLAEMTRAGLPVPPGFTITTEACLAFFKVGNRISEGLLEQIAEALKQLEKQKGQTFGDASNPLLVSVRSGSVSSMPGMMDTILNLGLNDLTVQGLAALTNNEKFAYDCYRRLMQMFGNVVLGIEAYHFEQLLHRLKEKEGVHQDQDVTAAGWKGLIEDYKKCILAKTGQAFPQHVYEQLRLAVEAVFKSWNNQRAQIYRKINRIPDEQGTAVNIQSMVFGNMGSSCGTGVVFTRNPSTGENTFFGEYLINAQGEDVVAGIRTPLAIAALQSEMPQIYEQLFEASKQLEKHYKDMQDIEFTVENNKLYLLQTRNGKRNAQAALKIAVDLVHEGLLTKQEAVERIEVSHLDQLLHRGIDEEAVKDVLAKGLPASPGAAVGQLVFDADTAAEWSRAGKTVILARNETTPEDIHGVIASEGVLTSRGGMTSHAAVVARGMGKPCVCGCEEVRIVLGEKRMLAGSRVVEEGDWITLDGATGRVIIGAMPLREAKMTDELLIMLKWADEIRSLKVYANADNPEDAKIARQLGAEGIGLCRTEHMFFSPTRLPVVQRMILADDKADRLQALAQLLPMQKSDFEGMFEEMDGLPVTIRLLDPPLHEFLPNLEDLQKRYTELTYDKGASDLEREETAHLLRKVQALHEANPMLGQRGCRLGIVYPEIYDMQIEAIFRAASGCIDRGIRVLPEIMIPLVGHANELKILRELVDFVAEQVLGKDKLRDCPYKVGTMIEVPRAALTARQIVAYADFFSFGTNDLTQMTYGYSRDDAEGKFLSHYVDQKLLPHNPFQVLDTEGVGQLIDLAVNAGRLDKPSLKTGICGEHGGDKESIFFCHLTGLDYVSCSPYRIPLARIAAAQAFIKHGVPGEQKVAQAI